Proteins encoded within one genomic window of Macaca fascicularis isolate 582-1 chromosome 16, T2T-MFA8v1.1:
- the NPTX1 gene encoding neuronal pentraxin-1: MLAGRAARTCALLALCLLGAGAQDFGPTRFICTSVPVDADMCAASVAAGGAEELRSSVLQLRETVLQQKETILSQKETIRELTAKLGRCESQSTLDPGAGEARAGGGRKQPGSGKNTMGDLSRTPAAETLSQLGQTLQSLKTRLENLEQYSRLNSSSQTNSLKDLLQSKIDELERQVLSRVNTLEEGKGGPRNDTEERVKIETALTSLHQRISELEKGQKDNRPGDKFQLTFPLRTNYMYAKVKKSLPEMYAFTVCMWLKSSAAPGVGTPFSYAVPGQANELVLIEWGNNPMEILINDKVAKLPFVINDGKWHHICVTWTTRDGVWEAYQDGTQGGSGENLAPYHPIKPQGVLVLGQEQDTLGGGFDATQAFVGELAHFNIWDRKLTPGEVYNLATCSTKALSGNVIAWAESHIEIYGGATKWTFEACRQIN, from the exons ATGCTGGCCGGCCGCGCCGCGCGCACCTGTGCGCTGCTcgccctctgcctcctgggcgcCGGGGCCCAGGATTTCGGGCCGACGCGCTTCATCTGCACCTCGGTGCCTGTGGACGCCGACATGTGCGCCGCGTCCGTGGCCGCCGGCGGCGCCGAGGAGCTCCGGAGCAGCGTGCTGCAGCTCCGCGAGACCGTGCTGCAGCAGAAGGAGACCATCCTGAGCCAGAAGGAGACCATCCGCGAGCTGACCGCCAAGCTGGGCCGCTGCGAGAGCCAGAGCACGCTGGACCCCGGAGCCGGCGAGGCCCGGGCGGGCGGCGGCCGCAAGCAGCCCGGCTCGGGCAAGAACACCATGGGCGACCTGTCCCGGACACCGGCCGCCGAGACGCTCAGCCAACTCGGGCAAACTTTGCAATCGCTCAAAACCCGCCTGGAGAACCTCGAG CAGTACAGCCGCCTCAATTCCTCCAGCCAGACCAACAGCCTCAAGGATCTGCTGCAGAGCAAGATCGATGAGCTGGAGAGGCAGGTGCTGTCCCGGGTGAACACCCTGGAGGAGGGCAAGGGGGGCCCCAGGAACGACACCGAGGAGAGGGTCAAGATCGAGACCGCCCTGACCTCCCTGCACCAGAGGATCAGCGAGCTCGAAAAAG GTCAGAAAGACAACCGCCCTGGAGACAAGTTCCAGCTCACGTTCCCGCTGCGGACCAACTATATGTATGCCAAGGTGAAGAAGAGCCTGCCAGAGATGTACGCCTTCACTGTCTGCATGTGGCTCAAGTCCAGCGCCGCGCCAGGGGTGGGCACGCCCTTCTCCTATGCTGTGCCCGGCCAGGCCAACGAGCTGGTCCTCATTGAGTGGGGCAACAACCCCATGGAGATCCTCATCAATGACAAG GTGGCCAAGCTGCCTTTTGTCATCAACGATGGCAAGTGGCACCACATCTGCGTCACCTGGACCACCCGGGACGGGGTCTGGGAGGCCTACCAGGACGGCACGCAGGGTGGCAGTGGCGAGAACTTGGCACCCTATCACCCCATCAAGCCCCAGGGCGTGCTGGTGCTGGGCCAGGAGCAG GACACTCTGGGTGGTGGGTTTGATGCCACCCAGGCATTTGTGGGTGAGCTGGCCCACTTCAACATCTGGGACCGCAAGCTGACCCCCGGGGAGGTCTACAACCTGGCCACCTGCAGCACCAAGGCACTGTCCGGCAATGTCATCGCCTGGGCCGAGTCCCACATTGAGATCTACGGTGGAGCCACCAAGTGGACCTTCGAGGCCTGTCGCCAGATCAACTGA